A window of Chrysoperla carnea chromosome 3, inChrCarn1.1, whole genome shotgun sequence genomic DNA:
CTCAGATTTGATCCGGATTCTCCACAGTTTCATAATATAAACGAATATAAACGGATATTTCGGATATaaacgaaaaatgtaaattttaggAAAAGGGACATTGGAttgacatttttaatgaaaacattaaaaaaattctaaaatgaaaAGAGTATTTTTAAAGCGGGGACTTCGGTTTTTAAGAACTTCCCTTACGAATTTTCTGCAGCGTAGTAGTTTACTTTCGAGAAAGAACAAAAacgaaagaaattattattaaaaaaataaattgattatgatCACTTTGTATACCATGTGCAGAATTGaatacttcaatttttaataattttataagcgGTAGCCCTAAGCATACTTCTCTTAGAATTTTAAATGTCACGGTGAACTAGAGTCGACCCCAgcgaattaaatttgaaaacacTTCTTGTAAAAAGAGTACatacattttctgttaaaaaaaagatttaaatgatttcatcaaaatcaattGGAATCGATTTTATCCCATGTGCCGGGCTCTAGTTTAAAATTGACTTAATTAAgtcaactaattttttaatgctaTTAAAGAATTAAtcgttttgaatttaaaaatagattttaatagttaaattaattttacaacgataaggaaagtaaatttaaatccaaacataaaattttcagatatttttcaactaaaaaaatggAGTCAAATACGGGCAGTAGCGTACGCTGCACAATCGAAAATATGGATACAAACCAACCAACGGTATCCGGTGTTGTCGAAACAGTTCGAAGTTTACCACCATCAGTTAATGCAACATCAACAATTCTAAGCAAACCAATTCCATTACGACCGGTTGGGCTGGGATCATCACGTGTGGTTGTTATACAAAGTCCAAATTTAAAAGCATCAGAATTTACACAAGGATCAAATGGACAAATAATGCTATCAGCATTAACACAAAAATCTGCAACCGCAAATAAATCAATACCGTTAACCAATTCCATAATAATTCCATCATCGAATGCATCTCTCATATCCGGCAAATCGCAAATTATGTTACAAACCCCTAAAAATATTGTGCCTGTAACAGTTTCTACTTCGACTGGTAATAAACAACAGTACGCGTACTTAAGTACAATTATGAAACCAGTAACTGCCGTTAACCGTAAAACAAATGAGAATCAAATTTTAACACATCTATCAGTCGTACCAGCaccaacaaatcaaaaaatcgtttttaaatcaattaaaccGAAAGTTCAAACAAGTACCGTGCGACGATTATCTGCAGAAGCTATAAATCCGTTAAACACACCAAAACCCGTTACCCAACAAACAATTCCTACAACCATTAATtcgaataatttatttcttcctATTTCCACAGCCACACGTTCTCCTATTATAAAACCTAAACCTTTAAGttctgtaattaatttaaaaataacgaatGGTCAAATACAGAGTGAAAATAAATCGGGCATAACAGTATTACGTGAAAATTCGTTTCCTACTATGGCTTCTTCACAACAACAAGTACCTCAACCGCCTAGACCTCACCAACCTCCACCCTTACAATTGTTAACAAAACCAATGCCATCAATGCCGGCACCCACAATTACCACAAGTTGTGTGAAAATTCCAACTCCAACAGAAAAAGAAATCCCACCGATCATAACAGCCGAAAAAGAGTATACGCTTTCTATACCAGAgggaaatacaaattttctcgATGCTGATTCATCAATTGAATTgtcaataaaagaaaattcgaCTGATACCGTGGAAGTAACATGTACTATATCAAACTCGAAAGAAAAACCGAAAAACGGTAGTAGTAGTGGAAATGGTGATAAAAATCGAAGTGATTTGACGAtcgagaaaaataataatacggcAGCAAATGAACCATCAAGTACAccgaaaaaaattcatgaagtagcaattttaaaaaaaccgcgTCTATCGTTACAAGATACAGATTGGAAAAAATCACGTACTGATTTTGTTTCAATTCTTGATCGGGATAAAGAGAAAAAACCGGATGAAATAGATACGGTCAAAATCGTTCCGCTAAATTTGGAAatgaagaaaaaagaaaaagaaccAGACATTCAAGAGGCAGTTATTGAGAATAAACTGCCAGAAATAACGAAAACAATTGTTACAGAACGCCGACGTAAATCgcataatacaattttaaaggACGATGATGAAATCGAATTCACGTCAAGTATGTCACCAGAATATGATGATCAAGGACCACCAAAATTTAAACCACATCTAGATAcaacattcaaaaaattatctatgCGTAAAGAGTTAGCAACGAAATCAAAGTTGGCCGTAGATGATATACAAAttgagttaataaaaaaagaggaGCCACCATCTGAATTAACATCTGAAGAAGATTTTGATTTAATCAAAGCTTTAGAATGGGAAGATGGTATTGGTAAATTGCCTGGAAGTGATTTAAAATTCCATATCAATGAATTTGGTTTTGTACAAATGGTTACTGACAGTGATATTGAACGTATCAAGTCATCGTCGACCGCtattaataaaatggaaaataatggATGTGAATTTACAAAACCAATTAAGAAATTAGATTCAGAGATTGTTTTATATTGTATTGCTTGCGGCTGCTACGGTTGTCGATCGGAATTTATGTCGTCAATGTTTTGTTCCACATCATGTTCGGAACGATATTCTAAAGAAACTGATGCTAAGAATAAGAAAAAAGGCGATAAGAAACCAGTTAATTTAAGtgtaagttatatttttaattaatcgaattgctaaattttaatttcgtgaTATCAGCTGCGAATTACAGTTCTGAATGGTAGAAAAATTCCATTATAAATCCGTcatttaatccaaaaaaataacGTGACTCCGAAATAGACGCCACTTACATCAAATTGGAGTTCcttcaaacaacaaatttagctcaatttgttaattttcatgTGGGAATTGTAATTCTCTTTTTAACTGGCAAAATTTAGTTCTCTTTTTAATTCGCAAATTATCTCGTTTCTCCATTTATATCAACgataaacaatgaaaaattgGATTCGATTTACAAGTTATCTAATCAGGTTTTTTTAGGTTACAAAAGTTTCAGTTAAATGGgtcattttgtattaatttaaatatctctGTAAAGACGGgcatttatttatgtacaacatatttatttatatatttatgcataaattatatctgCTCTAGTAGAGATGCGTCCTATCTTTTATACACAATAACATTGTTTacatatttatctttatttgtATTGCCAAATACATAGACGCAAATATTCCGCGGAATGTTAGGATATCAAATAAGGACTGAGGAGGACCAAGAGAGCCTTGAGGAAATTCGATTGTTGTAAAGGGCGGCGAGTGTAAAGGATAATTTGGGGTGGTATGTGTTTATAGAttatccagcgaagcgggtaaaaaaaaattaattcgttttGTCTCGAATGACACTTAGAGCGTAGTCATGGCTCATTTTTCGTGTTTGATACCGGTCGATTAATTGATTCTATAGTTTTGAGATTGTTACGTACCTATTACAAAATTCGTACATcagaatttttcgaaatcgaTTTAATAGAATAATGTCTTTTACAGAAAAAGAAATCTTCTAATGAATTCGAAACAACGTCAGCAAATATAAAAACAGAAGTCGGTAGTTCAAACGGTACACCAGCCCAAAGTGATGATGATAATACATCAAACGATACGACACAAGGCCGAACATACCCATGGCTAACCggtaaaaaaggtttttcatgggcaaaatatttaacacatattaatgGCAAATCAGcaccaataaaattatttaaagaaccATTTCCATACACAAAAAATGGCTTTAAAGTTGGTATGAAATTAGAAGGTATTGATCCACAACATCCGTCCCATTATTGCGTATTGACTGTTGCCGAAGTATTAGGATACCGTTTACGTTTACATTTTGATGGATATCCAGATAAACATGATTTTTGGGTGAATGCCGATTCATTAAATATATTCCCAATTGGGTGGtgtgataaaaataatcataagcTATATCCACCAAAAGGACATTCTCAGGATGTTTTTAATTGGACGACATATTTGAAACAATGCAAAGCACAACCAGCTCCACGTGGGTTGTTCTTAAATCGTCCAGAAAATGTAAGTAAAACAagtaagaaattaaatattttaaaaaccacgTATATTCTTTACGTGACGTTCGAAGTTATTCTTCTTTGGTTTGTTACgaaattaaatctaaattatttctctagcctgttttttcctaagcggtacatttttagacctgCGATTTTTCGTCATTAGTTAGCAcgataagttttaaaatgacgtgtaaatcataaaaattaataaaggaaTAAGAAAAATCTTGCCATGTGACTGAAAACATCttagagaaataatttataaaattcattccaCTTGTTTTTCCAACTAATAtaatcctatttttttttttttttttacagtcaCCATGTCCAAATGGATTTAGACTTGGTATGAAATTAGAAGCAGTTGATAGAAAAAATTCGTCTCTAGTTTGTGTAGCAACGGTTTCTGATATTATGGACAACCGAATACTTGTACATTTTGATAGTTGGGATGATATTTATGATTACTGGGCAGATCCTTCATCACCATACATACATCCTGTTGGATGGTGTGAATCAAAGGGACATAGTTTAACACCACCAAATAgtgagtatactttttttaaacataaaacttcattagtttcaaaattatttcccccaaaacacaacaacaaaaatcacAGCATGCTATTCTAATAATTGGTACAAATTACAAACtcccaaatttttttgttttagaaatctACAAGTTTTCCCAACAATACGATGGATCAAGTAGGTTTTTCACTAATTCATTGATTGGCGTGTGTTGTATTGTATCGTAAAATGTCACAGAGTGGAAacgaattctttgaaaattgtcTTCAtccattaaatttcttttgGATCGTTATTTTTGActcttaattatattttttgtaaatgtacaTTGTTTCAATGATCGgtttttttgaagtaaatattAATCTAGCAAAAGGAGGGGTTTGATCtgggaattttgttttttatgtagaTTACGCATGATAAAAAGAGATAGCTACCTAAAGATAAACTAAacctttcaaatttattaagaacTTAAATGAGTTTTCGGTGTTTTTTCGTGAAAATGAATGCTTTTTAGACATATTCACAAAtaatttacttgttttttaagttaatgCCTTTAAGCGTTTGGAAACTGTTGTGCCATAATGATTCTACTATTTCAACTTTCCTTTGACATGGGTCTTCACTGAATAATGCCTCTAATTTTTggttttctctttattttcaacattaaaatgagtatttttaatacatttaatcgTCAAGAGAATTGTATAAGCTTAAAggtgtagatttaaaaaaaattaatgcaattatTATGGAGTTGCCATCATTACATCAATTATcataatcattattatcaaaaaagatcaagataataattatcatttattgaagaaaaaaaaacgagacATTAAAAAgtcctttaaataaaaaaaccaatgtTGTATCTATAGAAGaaactgtataaaaattataactcttctTGATTTACCCTGAAAGGACCTTACAGAATCCTTATGAAAAATGACTTTGTGTTGAAATTTTCACTTTTGGatctaaaacataaaatttttctaatctttaaattaaatttgtgtacttgctttttaaaatatttggaattttttcaattttcaattatttttccttttatagCGATTGTAGTGGAAATAAACTTCCCAGATAATACACTTCCGTGATTTTTAGATTTTCCCCAAGTATTATTGTCTAGCTTAAATTTCTTTCAAGAAGctcattttcatcattttccaCTCTGTAGTATCGTTTTAAAcataatgaatttataaaaaaaaattatttaatttatttcaaggttttaaaGATCCAGAAACATTCACTTGGGAAAcgtatttaaaagaaacaaaatcacAAGCAGCGCCTGCGAGAGCATTTAAACAACGACCTCCAAAGGAATTTAAACGTGGTATGCGTATTGAATGTGTTGATAAACGTGTACCGCGGTTTATTCGTGTTGCAACTGTCGACGATGTTCGTGATCATCAGATACGTGTTAGTTTTGATGGGTGGCCGGATAAGTATAGCTATTGGGTTGATGATGATAGTCCAGATATACATCCCGCTGGTTGGTGCCAAAAAAGTGGTCACCCGATTCAACCTCCGTTAAGTATGTAATCTCCGAAaaggattttttattatatttataatgatataaatttaatgcTCTCTTATAATTTTAGCACCGGAAGATATTTATAGTTCAGAATGTACTACACCTGGATGTCGAGGTTGGGGTAATGCATTAGGACCACATTTAGAAGTTCATCATATAGCCGCTGCGTGTCCATATTCTGATGAGAATTACGATAAAGAATTAATTTCGGATCGATTATTGGGTGACTTGAAACCTGAAAAACCTGACGAAGCTGTACCGTTATCTAAAGAACCAAAAAGGTATGTTTTATGGTTTTGTTAAggatgtttttttatgtttttcttagaAGGATTAAATATgacaataactttaaaaaaatagattccGTGCTCGGTAATTTGTAAATTGCCTGCAATACcttgtacaaaaattacaataaatattcacTAAACGGTTACAAATTGATCCAATTATTTGCATAATACTACTGAACAAATACTGAAAggtctgaaaaaaatttccgttGCCAAATGACACTGAATCTTTACTTTACTTGAACAACTCGAAAACTTGGTTCATCTTgctattaaacaataattttctgagatatcagcTGAGATTGCTTCGAAATGCCGCCCTTCGAATACATTTAAGGCGACAGGGGTGCATGTTTTTGtttcggattttgatgaaatttggtattagTTAATtggcacaaaaaataataaaatcgggtttattgagcgattgatagttttttaataatggcTTAAACCTGTACCATAGCCTTTATTAAGGAACGATTCTGGAATTATCGCGAAAAAAACTCATCTGATCGTCAAGTTaactgaatttttcttttttaaatagttgACTTCTGTTATAATAGACCTCCTGATCGCATCTCATTAGATCTGCGCTTGCAATTTTCTTTACCGGAAAAATACATCGTACCAATagcataaaaaatatagataacTCAATGATTgagtattgaaatattatttgtgaTGTGTACCGAGTGTCATCGAAGGTATTCGGAAAACATTTATACTGACTTTTCCCGGCGAATATAtacgaattattatttatatttattatttaattttttttagacatGCAGCAGATTCTACAACTGCAAGTTCcacaattaaagaaaataaatatacgaaacgaaaaaattataactgtGATAGTGATGACGAATGGTCGTCTATACGTGGCGCTATGAATGTTGGAAATATTGACAAATCAAAACCGAGCAAAAAACGAAAACGTACTCAATCACAGGATCAAGACGACGACAACCACCCATCACTTAACAactttgtatcaaaattaatgGTACGACCTGATgcagatttattaaaaagtgttaCGCAAGATAATTACGATCCAACTTTAATACCAGATCCAAATAAAATCACTCCATTCCGTTGGGAAAAACATTCAAAGAATATCGCACCAtatgtaaataatgtaaaagATCCACGCACATGGACCGAACATGATGTTGTTGAATTTATTAGCACAATACCAAGTTGTAAAGATTTAAGTATTGTGTTCTCAAAACATCAAATTGATGGCGAGGCATTGTTAATGTTATCACAACATGATTTAACATCCATATTAGGTTTTAAATTAGGTCCCGccattaaattatataacagTATTGTGCTATTAagacaaaatgttttaatgtgTTGTTAAACGAGATTTAAAGAAAGTAAAGAGAAATATAACGTTGATTGTTTCTCTTTAAtgtgtgtttttcttttttcgaaaagtgaaagaaattaaaaaaaaatgtgttcagACTTCCCCCGTTATTCGTTaaactatttatataatttttcttcattattatttaaatgctaTTTACGTAAGacgtaatttcattttcaattgtaaatagATATcatgacttatttttattaatcatattaagaattttgaataaaatattattttctacaactttcaGTTGCGTTTTATTTTACTAAGTACCCTGAGACGTTTGTTCAAAATTC
This region includes:
- the LOC123295286 gene encoding lethal(3)malignant brain tumor-like protein 3 isoform X2 yields the protein MYFQLNNIMNRYFSTKKMESNTGSSVRCTIENMDTNQPTVSGVVETVRSLPPSVNATSTILSKPIPLRPVGLGSSRVVVIQSPNLKASEFTQGSNGQIMLSALTQKSATANKSIPLTNSIIIPSSNASLISGKSQIMLQTPKNIVPVTVSTSTGNKQQYAYLSTIMKPVTAVNRKTNENQILTHLSVVPAPTNQKIVFKSIKPKVQTSTVRRLSAEAINPLNTPKPVTQQTIPTTINSNNLFLPISTATRSPIIKPKPLSSVINLKITNGQIQSENKSGITVLRENSFPTMASSQQQVPQPPRPHQPPPLQLLTKPMPSMPAPTITTSCVKIPTPTEKEIPPIITAEKEYTLSIPEGNTNFLDADSSIELSIKENSTDTVEVTCTISNSKEKPKNGSSSGNGDKNRSDLTIEKNNNTAANEPSSTPKKIHEVAILKKPRLSLQDTDWKKSRTDFVSILDRDKEKKPDEIDTVKIVPLNLEMKKKEKEPDIQEAVIENKLPEITKTIVTERRRKSHNTILKDDDEIEFTSSMSPEYDDQGPPKFKPHLDTTFKKLSMRKELATKSKLAVDDIQIELIKKEEPPSELTSEEDFDLIKALEWEDGIGKLPGSDLKFHINEFGFVQMVTDSDIERIKSSSTAINKMENNGCEFTKPIKKLDSEIVLYCIACGCYGCRSEFMSSMFCSTSCSERYSKETDAKNKKKGDKKPVNLSKKKSSNEFETTSANIKTEVGSSNGTPAQSDDDNTSNDTTQGRTYPWLTGKKGFSWAKYLTHINGKSAPIKLFKEPFPYTKNGFKVGMKLEGIDPQHPSHYCVLTVAEVLGYRLRLHFDGYPDKHDFWVNADSLNIFPIGWCDKNNHKLYPPKGHSQDVFNWTTYLKQCKAQPAPRGLFLNRPENSPCPNGFRLGMKLEAVDRKNSSLVCVATVSDIMDNRILVHFDSWDDIYDYWADPSSPYIHPVGWCESKGHSLTPPNSFKDPETFTWETYLKETKSQAAPARAFKQRPPKEFKRGMRIECVDKRVPRFIRVATVDDVRDHQIRVSFDGWPDKYSYWVDDDSPDIHPAGWCQKSGHPIQPPLTPEDIYSSECTTPGCRGWGNALGPHLEVHHIAAACPYSDENYDKELISDRLLGDLKPEKPDEAVPLSKEPKRHAADSTTASSTIKENKYTKRKNYNCDSDDEWSSIRGAMNVGNIDKSKPSKKRKRTQSQDQDDDNHPSLNNFVSKLMVRPDADLLKSVTQDNYDPTLIPDPNKITPFRWEKHSKNIAPYVNNVKDPRTWTEHDVVEFISTIPSCKDLSIVFSKHQIDGEALLMLSQHDLTSILGFKLGPAIKLYNSIVLLRQNVLMCC
- the LOC123295286 gene encoding lethal(3)malignant brain tumor-like protein 3 isoform X3, whose amino-acid sequence is MESNTGSSVRCTIENMDTNQPTVSGVVETVRSLPPSVNATSTILSKPIPLRPVGLGSSRVVVIQSPNLKASEFTQGSNGQIMLSALTQKSATANKSIPLTNSIIIPSSNASLISGKSQIMLQTPKNIVPVTVSTSTGNKQQYAYLSTIMKPVTAVNRKTNENQILTHLSVVPAPTNQKIVFKSIKPKVQTSTVRRLSAEAINPLNTPKPVTQQTIPTTINSNNLFLPISTATRSPIIKPKPLSSVINLKITNGQIQSENKSGITVLRENSFPTMASSQQQVPQPPRPHQPPPLQLLTKPMPSMPAPTITTSCVKIPTPTEKEIPPIITAEKEYTLSIPEGNTNFLDADSSIELSIKENSTDTVEVTCTISNSKEKPKNGSSSGNGDKNRSDLTIEKNNNTAANEPSSTPKKIHEVAILKKPRLSLQDTDWKKSRTDFVSILDRDKEKKPDEIDTVKIVPLNLEMKKKEKEPDIQEAVIENKLPEITKTIVTERRRKSHNTILKDDDEIEFTSSMSPEYDDQGPPKFKPHLDTTFKKLSMRKELATKSKLAVDDIQIELIKKEEPPSELTSEEDFDLIKALEWEDGIGKLPGSDLKFHINEFGFVQMVTDSDIERIKSSSTAINKMENNGCEFTKPIKKLDSEIVLYCIACGCYGCRSEFMSSMFCSTSCSERYSKETDAKNKKKGDKKPVNLSKKKSSNEFETTSANIKTEVGSSNGTPAQSDDDNTSNDTTQGRTYPWLTGKKGFSWAKYLTHINGKSAPIKLFKEPFPYTKNGFKVGMKLEGIDPQHPSHYCVLTVAEVLGYRLRLHFDGYPDKHDFWVNADSLNIFPIGWCDKNNHKLYPPKGHSQDVFNWTTYLKQCKAQPAPRGLFLNRPENSPCPNGFRLGMKLEAVDRKNSSLVCVATVSDIMDNRILVHFDSWDDIYDYWADPSSPYIHPVGWCESKGHSLTPPNKIYKFSQQYDGSSFKDPETFTWETYLKETKSQAAPARAFKQRPPKEFKRGMRIECVDKRVPRFIRVATVDDVRDHQIRVSFDGWPDKYSYWVDDDSPDIHPAGWCQKSGHPIQPPLTPEDIYSSECTTPGCRGWGNALGPHLEVHHIAAACPYSDENYDKELISDRLLGDLKPEKPDEAVPLSKEPKRHAADSTTASSTIKENKYTKRKNYNCDSDDEWSSIRGAMNVGNIDKSKPSKKRKRTQSQDQDDDNHPSLNNFVSKLMVRPDADLLKSVTQDNYDPTLIPDPNKITPFRWEKHSKNIAPYVNNVKDPRTWTEHDVVEFISTIPSCKDLSIVFSKHQIDGEALLMLSQHDLTSILGFKLGPAIKLYNSIVLLRQNVLMCC
- the LOC123295286 gene encoding lethal(3)malignant brain tumor-like protein 3 isoform X1, with the translated sequence MYFQLNNIMNRYFSTKKMESNTGSSVRCTIENMDTNQPTVSGVVETVRSLPPSVNATSTILSKPIPLRPVGLGSSRVVVIQSPNLKASEFTQGSNGQIMLSALTQKSATANKSIPLTNSIIIPSSNASLISGKSQIMLQTPKNIVPVTVSTSTGNKQQYAYLSTIMKPVTAVNRKTNENQILTHLSVVPAPTNQKIVFKSIKPKVQTSTVRRLSAEAINPLNTPKPVTQQTIPTTINSNNLFLPISTATRSPIIKPKPLSSVINLKITNGQIQSENKSGITVLRENSFPTMASSQQQVPQPPRPHQPPPLQLLTKPMPSMPAPTITTSCVKIPTPTEKEIPPIITAEKEYTLSIPEGNTNFLDADSSIELSIKENSTDTVEVTCTISNSKEKPKNGSSSGNGDKNRSDLTIEKNNNTAANEPSSTPKKIHEVAILKKPRLSLQDTDWKKSRTDFVSILDRDKEKKPDEIDTVKIVPLNLEMKKKEKEPDIQEAVIENKLPEITKTIVTERRRKSHNTILKDDDEIEFTSSMSPEYDDQGPPKFKPHLDTTFKKLSMRKELATKSKLAVDDIQIELIKKEEPPSELTSEEDFDLIKALEWEDGIGKLPGSDLKFHINEFGFVQMVTDSDIERIKSSSTAINKMENNGCEFTKPIKKLDSEIVLYCIACGCYGCRSEFMSSMFCSTSCSERYSKETDAKNKKKGDKKPVNLSKKKSSNEFETTSANIKTEVGSSNGTPAQSDDDNTSNDTTQGRTYPWLTGKKGFSWAKYLTHINGKSAPIKLFKEPFPYTKNGFKVGMKLEGIDPQHPSHYCVLTVAEVLGYRLRLHFDGYPDKHDFWVNADSLNIFPIGWCDKNNHKLYPPKGHSQDVFNWTTYLKQCKAQPAPRGLFLNRPENSPCPNGFRLGMKLEAVDRKNSSLVCVATVSDIMDNRILVHFDSWDDIYDYWADPSSPYIHPVGWCESKGHSLTPPNKIYKFSQQYDGSSFKDPETFTWETYLKETKSQAAPARAFKQRPPKEFKRGMRIECVDKRVPRFIRVATVDDVRDHQIRVSFDGWPDKYSYWVDDDSPDIHPAGWCQKSGHPIQPPLTPEDIYSSECTTPGCRGWGNALGPHLEVHHIAAACPYSDENYDKELISDRLLGDLKPEKPDEAVPLSKEPKRHAADSTTASSTIKENKYTKRKNYNCDSDDEWSSIRGAMNVGNIDKSKPSKKRKRTQSQDQDDDNHPSLNNFVSKLMVRPDADLLKSVTQDNYDPTLIPDPNKITPFRWEKHSKNIAPYVNNVKDPRTWTEHDVVEFISTIPSCKDLSIVFSKHQIDGEALLMLSQHDLTSILGFKLGPAIKLYNSIVLLRQNVLMCC